The following proteins come from a genomic window of Polyodon spathula isolate WHYD16114869_AA chromosome 44, ASM1765450v1, whole genome shotgun sequence:
- the LOC121305589 gene encoding membrane-spanning 4-domains subfamily A member 4A-like isoform X2 produces the protein MQHIYTGLQTPSQDIYSDIPPGVKPPGRHTDQASAMDSHATVAEEFVIVTHKYPLKSAGQAVPGTVASQLPGPLQTFLRGQPKALGVVQILIGIVSLLFGLVLVSAYTFAGIIGLPFWTGVWYIISGSLAVAAENTRRRDLVKACLGMNVVSSIFAGVGFILYSIRVSLVSFHILTIHVGILAVLLVLNILELCIAIATSAFGCKSECRYTAMV, from the exons atgcaacacatttacaCTGGGCTGCAGACACCAAGTCAGGATATCTACTCTGACATCCCACCAGGGGTGAAACCGCCTGGAAGACACACAG ACCAGGCAAGCGCCATGGATTCGCATGCAACAGTAGCTGAAGAGTTTGTTATCGTTACTCACAAGTACCCTCTGAAAAGTGCTGGCCAGGCTGTGCCAGGAACAGTGGCAAGCCAGCTGCCCGGGCCGCTGCAGACATTTCTACGAGGACAACCCAAAGCTTTGGGG GTCGTGCAAATACTAATTGGGATTGTGAGTCTGCTGTTTGGTCTAGTCCTGGTGAGTGCGTACACGTTTGCAGGAATCATTGGATTACCTTTCTGGACTGGTGTATGG TATATTATCTCTGGATCCCTGGCTGTTGCAGCTGAGAATACCCGCAGAAGAGATCTG GTGAAGGCATGTTTGGGAATGAACGTTGTCAGTTCTATTTTTGCTGGAGTTGGATTTATTCTCTATTCAATAAGGGTTTCATTAGTATCTTTCCACATACTAACCATA CATGTAGGCATTCTGGCAGTTCTTCTGGTGCTGAACATTTTGGAGCTGTGCATCGCTATCGCTACATCAGCCTTTGGATGCAAATCTGAATGCCGTTACACTGCCATG GTATGA
- the LOC121305589 gene encoding membrane-spanning 4-domains subfamily A member 15-like isoform X3, with translation MQHIYTGLQTPSQDIYSDIPPGVKPPGRHTDQASAMDSHATVAEEFVIVTHKYPLKSAGQAVPGTVASQLPGPLQTFLRGQPKALGVVQILIGIVSLLFGLVLVSAYTFAGIIGLPFWTGVWYIISGSLAVAAENTRRRDLHVGILAVLLVLNILELCIAIATSAFGCKSECRYTAMPEVVFQQV, from the exons atgcaacacatttacaCTGGGCTGCAGACACCAAGTCAGGATATCTACTCTGACATCCCACCAGGGGTGAAACCGCCTGGAAGACACACAG ACCAGGCAAGCGCCATGGATTCGCATGCAACAGTAGCTGAAGAGTTTGTTATCGTTACTCACAAGTACCCTCTGAAAAGTGCTGGCCAGGCTGTGCCAGGAACAGTGGCAAGCCAGCTGCCCGGGCCGCTGCAGACATTTCTACGAGGACAACCCAAAGCTTTGGGG GTCGTGCAAATACTAATTGGGATTGTGAGTCTGCTGTTTGGTCTAGTCCTGGTGAGTGCGTACACGTTTGCAGGAATCATTGGATTACCTTTCTGGACTGGTGTATGG TATATTATCTCTGGATCCCTGGCTGTTGCAGCTGAGAATACCCGCAGAAGAGATCTG CATGTAGGCATTCTGGCAGTTCTTCTGGTGCTGAACATTTTGGAGCTGTGCATCGCTATCGCTACATCAGCCTTTGGATGCAAATCTGAATGCCGTTACACTGCCATG CCAGAGGTTGTTTTTCAACAGGTATGA
- the LOC121305589 gene encoding membrane-spanning 4-domains subfamily A member 4A-like isoform X1: protein MQHIYTGLQTPSQDIYSDIPPGVKPPGRHTDQASAMDSHATVAEEFVIVTHKYPLKSAGQAVPGTVASQLPGPLQTFLRGQPKALGVVQILIGIVSLLFGLVLVSAYTFAGIIGLPFWTGVWYIISGSLAVAAENTRRRDLVKACLGMNVVSSIFAGVGFILYSIRVSLVSFHILTIHVGILAVLLVLNILELCIAIATSAFGCKSECRYTAMPEVVFQQV from the exons atgcaacacatttacaCTGGGCTGCAGACACCAAGTCAGGATATCTACTCTGACATCCCACCAGGGGTGAAACCGCCTGGAAGACACACAG ACCAGGCAAGCGCCATGGATTCGCATGCAACAGTAGCTGAAGAGTTTGTTATCGTTACTCACAAGTACCCTCTGAAAAGTGCTGGCCAGGCTGTGCCAGGAACAGTGGCAAGCCAGCTGCCCGGGCCGCTGCAGACATTTCTACGAGGACAACCCAAAGCTTTGGGG GTCGTGCAAATACTAATTGGGATTGTGAGTCTGCTGTTTGGTCTAGTCCTGGTGAGTGCGTACACGTTTGCAGGAATCATTGGATTACCTTTCTGGACTGGTGTATGG TATATTATCTCTGGATCCCTGGCTGTTGCAGCTGAGAATACCCGCAGAAGAGATCTG GTGAAGGCATGTTTGGGAATGAACGTTGTCAGTTCTATTTTTGCTGGAGTTGGATTTATTCTCTATTCAATAAGGGTTTCATTAGTATCTTTCCACATACTAACCATA CATGTAGGCATTCTGGCAGTTCTTCTGGTGCTGAACATTTTGGAGCTGTGCATCGCTATCGCTACATCAGCCTTTGGATGCAAATCTGAATGCCGTTACACTGCCATG CCAGAGGTTGTTTTTCAACAGGTATGA